In Bacteroidales bacterium, the following are encoded in one genomic region:
- a CDS encoding response regulator: MSESKKKIRSKQIRILLAEDEQIYQKIIEQYIHSIDLEVTIVENGNQCIHEAETDNYDIILLDIVMPGKNGIEVARDLRKKGITIPIIAVTSNIWAEDEIKSMNSGMNDFLAKPFHARKLARKIAYWTKQEGLSA; this comes from the coding sequence TTGTCTGAGTCAAAAAAGAAAATACGCTCCAAGCAAATACGCATATTGCTGGCTGAAGATGAGCAGATCTATCAGAAGATCATTGAGCAATATATACATTCCATTGATCTGGAGGTCACCATTGTTGAAAATGGCAATCAATGCATTCATGAAGCAGAGACCGATAATTACGACATTATCTTATTGGATATCGTAATGCCCGGGAAAAATGGCATTGAAGTAGCCAGGGACTTGCGGAAAAAAGGAATTACAATTCCGATAATAGCAGTAACTTCCAATATCTGGGCTGAAGATGAGATAAAAAGCATGAACTCGGGCATGAATGATTTTCTGGCCAAACCCTTCCACGCCAGAAAACTGGCCAGAAA